The genomic region actagacttatagaatccacaagaggtggttaagccatgtcacaaacccgagcattgtgttgcacaacacaaggagaccaagggcacacaccttgcaacaatcaccCCAACACAAGCAAGTGTAGTTTTTTAGGTTATAATATTTGATATGATATTTGAGCTAAGCCTATGTCAAAATGATATTAGTACCTCTTATATAATAGTATTATATAAAAATTTGATGATAAAAtagtattattaataattaattatatatttacatAACATTACTTCTCAAAATTATAATGTTTGTACTTTTAAACTTAATGATTGAAATATTACAATCttaatataacaaaaaaaaattatgatataaTAGTAttacaaatataataataaaaatgatataatacataaaataacaatattttagttattataataataaaatactaatattaataatatataattctaACATTAATAGTATAGcactaatattttttaataaaatataacattaatagtaaatatattaaaattcatactataatataataataatttaatacttatcctaatgaaaaaaaaaaaaaaaaattaaaatacaataatataagaatCTTAATGTTTATCTATGTGACACTAATTCTAACCTAACCTTAAATCTAACCATATCTCTAATTGAGAACCTTACCATAATTTAACCTAACCTCACTCAAACCAACTTTTAAATATTACCCTAACTTAGCCATAatcataatatattaaataaatttaatctaaatctttcaaaactttatatatataattttagttaGGTTTGGGTTATCTcatgcaatttaataatataaaaatttgataataaaataatataactaatataaaaataataaataatataatatttagaaTAATGATATTTTAGGAGACTAATAATCGaataattcaaataattattcaTATTCTAATCATTAaaagataataataattaaaaaaataaaaatttaaaagagaAATGCTTTATTGTACTCCAATTAAAAAGTATGTGTTGTATAGTGGATACTCAATAGACAAATTAGTATATAACAATTTATGTAATTGTTTAAGTAATCATtagtataaatatattattattgtcTTTGGACGTCTGAAACGACAAGCCTTGTGCCTTTGTCGGACCCTTGGGTTGTTAGTATTAAGATATATTAGATAAAATGatgtatattaaaattataaattataatatcatattatattttcttacaataacatttaaataatattatatttagatcttatgattttttatataaaatttaatatattatatgataatgatgaaaaataatatattatataataaactatcatattataataatatattttgattcttaataatttattatattaattttttaaactaTTATAATAAACATCATAGTTTTATTTACATCCATATTTTCTTCCTAATCCTCCTTCTTTtcattaatcttttttattttctttcattttgtttttcttttacatATTTTTTTGGCCTTCTATAAGACCTTtgtattattacattatttttaactatattatcttattaatttataaaattaaCATTTAGATTTTATATATCACATTcaaattgtgaattttttttttttaaattatatatattattttattaatacatATTAATTTaactaagaaaatatttgattcagttaaaataataaataaaaataactgaaataagtaaaaaataaatgaaaaattaaattttaagccCATTTTCCAAAACTTACCTCTAATAATAAATACTGAAACAGATAtaattatcaaattttaaaaaaataaacaccTCTACTAAATAATAATAACACGTGTCAACCTAGGATCCAATAATTAAAATCACACAAaattaactcaatgacaatcctttcaatcaatgcTTTATAAAAGGTGCAATCTCCAATTTAACTATTTAGTTAAactaacaataatttaaaataGAACTTAAATAAATgctaaaaataaatgaaaaataacaataatttaaaataGAACTTAAATAAGTgctaaaaataaatgaaaaaaaacaatAATTTTAGGTAGTTGACTTAGGTAGATCATTCTAGATGTTTTTACATGCAATAAACTCCACGTGGTTCATCATCACACTGGATGTCTAATATAAAGGCCACTTGTTTGTTCAATACATATGTATAATTCAACACAAAAGAATGGCTTCTTATGCAGTTTGTTGCAGGTTTTTAGCTTTCATTTGCCTACATTTTCTGGTGTTTGTGTGTGTGAGTGAGGGAGCAGCAGAGTTGAAACACAAGCACAAGCACAGACAGGATGGAGGATACCGTCCTGGGCCAGTTCAGGCTACAGAGATAGATTTGCTTGAGTTTCCTCTGAATTTGGAATACTTGGAGGCAGAGTTTTTCCTGTTTGGAGCCTTTGGATATGGCCTAGATCAGGTTGCTCCTGAGCTTGTTAGTGGTGGGCCTCCTCCCACTGGGGCTGTCAAGGCTCATCTTGATCCCCTGGTGCAAGATGTCATTAAACAATTTGCTTACCAGGAAGTTGGTCATCTCAGGTAATATCATAGTTGTTGAATGTGGTGGATTTCAATAAATGTATCATGTTTTTTTAGTACTGTGAGAGTTGGTTTGATGTAATGGGTTTCTCTGTAGTGAGGTTTGAGTTAAGAGTTTCAAATGGCAGACAATGTGTCAGTTGTTTGGTTCTCTGTAGTGAGGTTTAAGAGTTCAAATAACAGACAATGTACCGGGTTGGTTGTTTCTCTGTAGTGAGGTTTGAGTTAAGAGATCTAAATAACAGACAATGTATCAGGCTGTTTGTTTCTCTGTAGTGAGGTTTGAGGTAGGAGTTTTAAATTAGAGACAATGTATAAGCTGTTTGTTTCTCTGTAATGAGGTTTGAGTTAAGAGTGTCAAATAAGAGACAATGTATCAGGTTGTTTGTTTCTCTAGTGAGATTTGAGTGAAGAGATCCAAATAAGAGACAATGTATCAGGCTGTCTGTTTGTCTGTAATGAGATTTGAGTTAAGAGTTCCAAACAATAGACAATGTATCAGGCTGTTTGTTTCTCTGTAATGAGGTTTGAGGTAAGAGTTCCAAATGAGAGACAATGTTTCAGGCTGTTTCTTCCTCTGTAGTAAGTTTTGGGTCAGTTCCAAATAACAGACAATGTATCAGGCTGTTTGTTTCTCTGTAGTGAGATTTAAGAGTTCCAAATAACAGAATGTAGCAGGCTGTTTATGTTTAGGTTCCTTCAAATGGAAGAGGCGGATCAAAATTTTAAGTGTTAGTTTATAGTTCCATGCCAGGTTTGCTAAATTTTCTCATAAGGtattttgatgaaaatgtgaaacTGCAATTGGCCTTTATAATCTGGGGGTTTCATGGATTTCAGGAGATCATACAAATTTAAGTTAAATGAAACTAGTAGTCTTTTGATTTGTATGAGAATTGTAAAACTATATTCCAAAATCGTTAAAATAGATTGCTTTCCAAGATACTCAGCGTCTAGAATTGAAAAATTTCAGATGCATGTGGGACAAAAACTCTGAAAATCTCTGATGCAAAAAGTAGGAGGCTCCAAGTTAAGTATTCAGTTTAGTATGTAgcattttttctttatttcatgGACATGCTTTTTTCATTATTTTAGGTCCTCAAGTCCATGGTAAAGATAGCCTATGGTTCTGTGGAGGGAACTATTTTTTTACTTAAGGAACTGCAATCTTCTAATGTCTATactttttttttattatatgtAATTCTCAATATAAAATTAGCTTTTCAATAGCCATTGTTATGATTAGCTTTTCAATGACCTCAGCTCAGCTCACCTCACCCATTGTTGTTATTAGTCATTAAACTGTGATTTAAAAAGTTGATTCAAAAACATACATAGTCGATTGCAAAAGCATTGTTAATATTGGCCTGACATACTTGATTGCAATAGAACTGTTTATATTGCCCGCCCTTCATTTTTTTTAAGTTACTTTTCTCTTGAGTGTGATCCTAAATGTTGAAACGTTGATTGAAAACATAAGCAGCTGGTTTCAGAAGCATTATTTCCTTATTTAAGTAGCTTAGACTGGTAACTGTTATAAAATTACTCATTCCTTTCCTGATAGTGAATCCATGAGTATGAACATACACAGTTGATTTACTCTTCTCTTCTTGATTCCAAAGAAAATGCACACTTGATCTTTTGAAAACTAATGCCAACgttttttattttcaaatgttcatGCAATTACACATCTCTGGTTCTCTTCAACTTTTCAAATGTATATGCAGGGCCATAAAGGCAACTGTAAAAGGTTTTCCGAGACCCCATCTGGATCTTAGTGCCCAACAATTTGCCAAAGTCTTCGACACTGCATTCCATACCAAATTGAATCCTCCATTTGATCCATATGCCAACAGTGTCAATTATCTGCTCGCAAGCTACGTTATTCCCTACGTTGGTCTCACAGGCTATGTTGGCGCCAATGCCCATCTCCGCTCCAAAACTGCAAAGCGAGTAAGAACCCAATGTCAAAATTTCAACAACTCCTAATTTTCTTTATTAATCTCAGAACTGGTTAATCATAACCCTAAAAAACCCATCTTTAATCTGAATTTGCATGCAGCTTCTGGCGGGTCTTCTGGGCGTGGAGTCAGGGCAAGATGCTGTGATTCGAACCCTGCTCTACAGAATCAAGGACGAGAAGGTGGCTCCATATAAATACACAGTGGCTGAATTCACAGACAGACTTTCTACTCTGAGAAATCAGCTTGGGTATACCCGAACAGTGGATGAAGGGCTGGTTGTGAAAAAATCACTGGGAGCAGAAGGAATGGTGGAGGGCAACATTCTTGCAGGGGATAAGTACTCTGTGGCCTATGGCAGAAACCCTGCTCAGATTCTGAGGATTGTTTACTCCTCTGGTAATGAGTCAATTCCTGGTGGAATATTTCCTCATGGTGGTGGGGGAAACATCGCTAAAGGCTTTCTCAGTCCCCTCACTCCCCATcgtgatttgattgattgattatcatTCATCACCTGTCTCTGTTTCTTTGTTCTCTGTCCAATTTTTGATGCAAAAATAAAGGTCTGTTTGCAGACCATGTGTATACTCTTTTCTGAAAAGCttggaaataaattattttattttggttATGATGTGGAATTAGCGAATATCAATTGTAATATACTATGAATTGCAAATAATATGTTGAAAATAATAATTGTATATCAATGcataattattaaaaaaacttcctattttatttttattggaaaatttttatttaaaaaaaatatatatgagtaccaaatattatttttatttttattgaaataatATGAGTACCTAATAAACCcttcatatattttatttttatttaaaaatattatatataaaacatatatttGTTGAAGTTCTAGATGATGTTCCTTTTATAAGCCACATTCCTATGCTAAATTTGTTTCTAAACCCTAAGAAAGGTAAAttcactctctttataatttgcaCTATGTGCTTTTAAGTCCTAATCTATAATGCCATGTGAAATTAATGTATTACAtccataacaacaacaaaaaaataaaataaaaaataaaaaaaaataaaagagaataaaagaatagagaaataaataatattctaatataatttgtatgcattaatgGATACAAATTGGGAAGAAAAAACGCCTTTGGAGGAAAATGTCTCTATTTATTtctaataaaagaataaaagaatagaGAAATAAATAATATAAACGCCTTTGGAGGAAAATGTCTCCATTTATTTCTAATATATTGAGTATAATACTTTTATACTTTTAtacttttatatttttataatttatatataaataatataaacgCCTTTGGAGGAAAATGTCTCTATTTATTtctaataaaagaataaaagaatagaGAAATAAATAATATAAACGCCTTTGGAGGAAAATGTCTCCATTTATTTCTAATATATTAAGTATAATACTATTATACTTTTAtacttttatatttttataatttatatataaataatataaacgCCTTTGGAGGAAAATGTCTCCATTTATTTCTAATATATTGAGTATAATACTATTAtacttttatatttttataatttatataaagTATATTTGATATTATTTATATGTTGATGGGAGGAAAATAAAACCAAACACTAAACCAAAAAAAACCTTAAAAAACCTAAAAGTAACATTAGGGGCCCACCCAGCCAATGGTAGGGACATTAAACCAACCAAATTGCaccaatttttataatttatataaagTATATTCACATATTATAATATGTTGATGGTTGGAAAATAAAacccaacactaaacaaaaacctatACCAACTTGATTCCTAATTCTAATATTAGAATCCCTAATCATATAGAAAACTTGATTCCTAATTCTAATATTAGAATCCCTAATCATATAGAAAACTAAACCCTAAGCATAACACTAAACTAAATTAaatcttaaccctaatccaaaTAAAACTGAATCCTAAGCATAACACTAAACTAAAttaaatcttaaccctaacccaaatcaaATTGAGCCTTaacacaaaaatagatttgaatctTAACCCTATACCAAATCGATCTCTAATCCGAATACTAAAACCAATTTTAACTTTAACACTAGACCAAATTGAATATTAACTTAAATCAAATTGAACCCAAATCTTGAACCA from Cryptomeria japonica chromosome 3, Sugi_1.0, whole genome shotgun sequence harbors:
- the LOC131047933 gene encoding ferritin-like catalase Nec2, encoding MASYAVCCRFLAFICLHFLVFVCVSEGAAELKHKHKHRQDGGYRPGPVQATEIDLLEFPLNLEYLEAEFFLFGAFGYGLDQVAPELVSGGPPPTGAVKAHLDPLVQDVIKQFAYQEVGHLRAIKATVKGFPRPHLDLSAQQFAKVFDTAFHTKLNPPFDPYANSVNYLLASYVIPYVGLTGYVGANAHLRSKTAKRLLAGLLGVESGQDAVIRTLLYRIKDEKVAPYKYTVAEFTDRLSTLRNQLGYTRTVDEGLVVKKSLGAEGMVEGNILAGDKYSVAYGRNPAQILRIVYSSGNESIPGGIFPHGGGGNIAKGFLSPLTPHRDLID